AAATCGCCATCGAAGAAAAAAATAAGGCGCTGCAGGCCATATCGCTAGAAATCCAGTCAAAGCGGCAGGATCTTATCGAAACAGAAGAGCAAAGCAAGAGCTTGAGCCAGGAGCTGAACCGCATCACCGCCTCACTGAACAGAGTAAACCTGGGCATCCGATCAAGCGAACTCACCGTTGACAAGTTAGAGCTTGAAATCGGGGCGTTACAGAACGGCATCACGGACACCACCGCCGCGCGCGACAAAAAACAGACGGCGGTGCGGGACATTTTTCGCGCCATACAACAAAAAGACGGGGAGAGCGCCTTGCTCTCGTTCCTTAAAAACCAGACACTTGCGGCGAGCTTGCTAGAGATCCAGACATTGCATTCATTAAACATTGGACTCGGAAGCGAGGCCACGGCACTTGCGGCGCTACAGTCGGATTTAGAGAGTAAGCTTGCGGCGCAAAACGACAAAAAACGTTCGGCGGAGGAGGAGCGGCAATCGCTCAAGGCAAAAAAGGCGAGCGCTGAAGAACAGAAAGGCGAGCGACAAACACTCCTCAAGGAGACAAAGAATCAGGAACGTCTGTATCAGCAGACCATCACCGCGCTGGAAGAGCGCCAACAGGTCATCTCCGACGACATTGAGTCTATTGAAACATTGCTACGCCAAAAAATTGACCCATCTCTTTTGCCGACAAGTCGTCACGGCGTACTTGAACTTCCGGTCAAAGGAGGGCGCTTCAGCCAAAACTTCGGCGCTACGGCGTTTGCGCGGCAAGGAGGCTACCGCGGCAAGTTTCACAACGGCCTGGACATCGCGGCACCCATCGGCACGCCAATTTACGCGGCGGAAGATGGGACTGTCGCCGAAACCGGAAACCAGGATAAGTTTTGCCCGAAAGGCGCCTATGGCCGCTATATTGTCATCAACCACACCAACAATCTGACAACGCTTTATGGACATCTTTCGTTAATTGACCCGAGTATCGTGAAGGGTAAATCGGTAAAAAGAGGGGATGTTATCGGTTACGTCGGTAAAACCGGTTACGCCACCGGACCTCATTTGCACCTCACCGTCTATGCCAGCGCGACGTTTTATATGGGTAAAAGCCGTTCCTGCGGCCCAATGCCATACGGCGGATACCTGAACCCCGCGGACTACTTATAAACAGTGCCATTGTTGACAATGGCATGCGATGCGCTAGCATAAGAATATGGTAAAAGCATTATCCAAAAATGACGTGAGGGATGTTGTTCAAAAAGTTCTAGAACCATTTGCCGCCGCAGTCCAGACCGATTTCAAAAAAGTCAATGAA
The sequence above is a segment of the bacterium genome. Coding sequences within it:
- a CDS encoding peptidoglycan DD-metalloendopeptidase family protein, coding for MKIVTLRRIKILLPELVEGLPLILIGLIGLISPIAVFAATPAELQIAIEEKNKALQAISLEIQSKRQDLIETEEQSKSLSQELNRITASLNRVNLGIRSSELTVDKLELEIGALQNGITDTTAARDKKQTAVRDIFRAIQQKDGESALLSFLKNQTLAASLLEIQTLHSLNIGLGSEATALAALQSDLESKLAAQNDKKRSAEEERQSLKAKKASAEEQKGERQTLLKETKNQERLYQQTITALEERQQVISDDIESIETLLRQKIDPSLLPTSRHGVLELPVKGGRFSQNFGATAFARQGGYRGKFHNGLDIAAPIGTPIYAAEDGTVAETGNQDKFCPKGAYGRYIVINHTNNLTTLYGHLSLIDPSIVKGKSVKRGDVIGYVGKTGYATGPHLHLTVYASATFYMGKSRSCGPMPYGGYLNPADYL